From Daucus carota subsp. sativus chromosome 6, DH1 v3.0, whole genome shotgun sequence:
TGGTCCAAATTCATCAACAGTCCTATTTTCCTGACCACCATATATGGGAAAATCTGGTCCAAATTCATCAACAGTCTTCTTTTCCTTGAAAAGAGGATCATCATACTCCTCGGTGAGACGCTGCTCTGGATAATGCACATTGGCCTCACCAAGTTTTTCTTTAGCATCACTCGTTAGTTTCTTGTTCAAACCAGAATTCCTTATCTCAGTGAGGTTTTGCTGCTTCAGCATTGCCTCGCCTTTCATCACATGAAGATAATGTTCCGGAGCAGGCCTGGCATATGAAGTGCTTGCAATCTGCAtaagaaacaaataaaaaattataaaaaagaagcatcaaatgaaaattacaaagcTGAAGTATTCTTTATACTTACAAAGAGGAAGGCCAGAAGAGCCAAAAATGCAAGATTTGGTTGCATTTCTAGTTGAAAGAATGTATAATAATTCTTGATGTCTTGCTAGCTTCTAAGTTGcaaggaagcttatgatctaACAAGCTACTTATAGATGAATGAAAGCTCATTGTTGTCTTTAAAGAAGAATGAACAAGAATGAGAACATACATTTTCAAGAAATGAAGGAAGACTATCTACAGTTTCTATTGAAGAGTCTAGCAATTCCATTATTAGTAAGGTATTACTGTAGCTCAGTAGTTAATATTTTTCACCATGGTAGAATTAGAGATTCCAATTTTACCTTTTACCATTAATAGCACAACATGATTAGTAAGTTGTCACATCTAGCTGGAAGGTGAGAATTCTCAGAGATCAATATGGTCTCACCTTCAACAAAACACTGCTGGATCAAACCGAAGTTATCTAGTAGGATCTAGAGAGACTAAGTTATGGTTTAAATTTCGTGAAATATAATTGTTATGATTTTATATGTCTTATGTGGTCTATTAATTTCGAAATGAGACTACTGTTTTTACAAATTGCACCTGCATTGAGCATCATGTACTCAATAAACAGAATGCTCCTCagtaaaaaaattgaatccAACCGTGCGAATTTGTTCCTGAAAATTCGGCCAATTCAATCCGGactgaataaaaaatttatctagTCCAGTTCGTAGAAAAATAAACACAACTTAAAATATCTTTTTACAGAAAACAAAATACACGGATGTAGAACATGTgtttatacaatttttaaatttttttatattttcacgaAACACGCACGTGGAACATGCGTTTAtgcaatttttaaattttttatattttcacgaAACGCAATTCATACATGCATTATTAGTACATTCTTATACATAAACACATCACATAATGCTTTTTTCCTAAGCGTATGATACTTTTGCATTTTCATGTGATAGAAAGGATCAATTTTTCTGAATTGtatatttttgaacttttttcttGAAGTATGATAAAAAGGATCACTTATGTCTTCTTGTAAGTTGTTACTTGTAA
This genomic window contains:
- the LOC108227051 gene encoding uncharacterized protein LOC108227051; the protein is MQPNLAFLALLAFLFIASTSYARPAPEHYLHVMKGEAMLKQQNLTEIRNSGLNKKLTSDAKEKLGEANVHYPEQRLTEEYDDPLFKEKKTVDEFGPDFPIYGGQENRTVDEFGPDFPIYGGPLFGAEKKVGGKPKP